ATCGGCGCGCCGTCGGCGTAGCGCACCCGTTCGATCCGCAAGACGCGCTCCCCCCCGGCCACATGCAGCGCCTCCTGCACCACAGGCGGGGGAGGGACCCAGGCGACCTTCACCACCCGCGTCGACGGCTGTGCGCCCCGCAGCCGCATCTCCTGGGTGAAGCTAAGCAGCTTTGGCAGAGGCTCTTCGAGCCGACGCTGCAGGACAAAGGTGCCCCGTCCGCGGCTCCGTACCAGGTGACCTTCCTCGACCAGGGCGGTCAGGGCCTGACGCATCGTATGCCGGCTGACGTGGAAGAGGCGCTGCAGTTCCGTCTCCGCGGGAATCATCGTCCCCGGCGGGAACTCCCCGGACTGGATCTTCTGTCGCAGCAGGTCCCGGATCTGCGCATACAACGGCGCCGTGCCCGCCCGCCGCACCAGAGGACCGACCGGAGTCGTACCCACCGACGCGTCGCCGCCGCCTGCGCTCGTCATGAGCCAAACCTCCGTCGCCGCCACTGATCGAAGACCACGACGATGATGATCACCAGACCGTTGATCACCCGCTGCCAGAACGCCGACACATTGAGCAGGTTCAACCCGTTGCTCAGCACGCCCATGATCAGCGCGCCGATGACCGTGCCGACGACGGTCCCCTCTCCGCCGAAGAGGTTGGTCCCGCCGAGCACCACGGCGCCGATCGTCTGCAGTTCCATCCCCTCGCCCATCAGGGCGTTGGCGGAGTTCAGCCGGCCGGTGAGGACCAGGCCCCCGACCCCGGCCATCAGTCCGGAGAAAGCGTACACGGAAATTTTCGTCCGGTCGACGTTGATGCCCGAGACGCGCGCGGCCTCCCGGTTGCCTCCCACGGCTAGGGCGCAGCGGCCCAGGCGTGTGTGCTGGAGGACGAACCACCCGCCGATCACCGCGACCAGGGCGACGAGGGCGGGCACCGGGACGCCCATGATCGCCCCGCTGCCCAGCCAGATGAGCTCCGCGGGCAGGTAGGCCTTCAGCTGGATGGCGGTCAGGTGCGAGGGGACGGGCAACCCCTGGGTGATCAGCAGACCGACGCCGCGGGCCGTCGTGTACATGCCGAGGGTGGCGATGAAATCCGGGATGCGCCCCTTGGTGATCACGACGCCATTGAAGAAGCCGAGGGCGATCCCGACGGCGACGCCGAGCAGGAGACCGGCCCAGACGTTCCATCCCCAGTAGGCCATCGCCACCGCGGCCAGCGAACCGGCCAGGGCCATCATCGCGGCTACGGAGAGATCGATGCCGGCGCTGACGATGACCAGGGTCTGCCCCACGGCGAGGATCGCCGTGACGGCGGTCTGGGCCAGAATATTCATAAAGTTGCTCGTCGTCCGGAAGTACGGCGATACGGCCGAGAGGTACAGCACCAGGAGCAGGAGGGCGATGATCGGACCGCCCCGCAGCGCCAGGCGCGCCACGACCTGCGCCACGGCCAGTGCCTCTTCCCGAGCCTCGCCCACGGCCACCTGCACGCCCCGTTGCCCCATCACGCGACCTCCGCGTCTGAGCGGTCCAACCCCACCGCGCTTCGCAACAGCGCTTCCTGCGTCGCCTCGCCGCGCCGGTACTCGCCGACGATCCGGCCGCGGTGCATCACCAGGATCCGGTCGGCCATCGCCAGCACCTCCGGAATCTCCGAGGAGAGCATGATGATCCCCGCCCCCTGCGCGGCCAGGCGGCCCATGAGGTGGAAGACCTCGGTCTTGGCCCCCACGTCGATGCCCCGGGTGGGCTCGTCAAAGATCAGAACGTGCGCGCGGCTGGCCAGCCA
The nucleotide sequence above comes from Armatimonadota bacterium. Encoded proteins:
- a CDS encoding ABC transporter permease, translated to MGQRGVQVAVGEAREEALAVAQVVARLALRGGPIIALLLLVLYLSAVSPYFRTTSNFMNILAQTAVTAILAVGQTLVIVSAGIDLSVAAMMALAGSLAAVAMAYWGWNVWAGLLLGVAVGIALGFFNGVVITKGRIPDFIATLGMYTTARGVGLLITQGLPVPSHLTAIQLKAYLPAELIWLGSGAIMGVPVPALVALVAVIGGWFVLQHTRLGRCALAVGGNREAARVSGINVDRTKISVYAFSGLMAGVGGLVLTGRLNSANALMGEGMELQTIGAVVLGGTNLFGGEGTVVGTVIGALIMGVLSNGLNLLNVSAFWQRVINGLVIIIVVVFDQWRRRRFGS
- a CDS encoding GntR family transcriptional regulator; the protein is MTSAGGGDASVGTTPVGPLVRRAGTAPLYAQIRDLLRQKIQSGEFPPGTMIPAETELQRLFHVSRHTMRQALTALVEEGHLVRSRGRGTFVLQRRLEEPLPKLLSFTQEMRLRGAQPSTRVVKVAWVPPPPVVQEALHVAGGERVLRIERVRYADGAPIAVTFSHLPRWIGLTGREDFSGSLYEMLTEAGVKFAKAFQYIEAGRAGSRLARELNVPRGSPVLVLRRTLFADDGRAAEYVEGFYRADRYRYSIWLEP